In Pungitius pungitius chromosome 2, fPunPun2.1, whole genome shotgun sequence, a single window of DNA contains:
- the ppp6r2a gene encoding serine/threonine-protein phosphatase 6 regulatory subunit 2a isoform X4, which translates to MFWKFDLHTTSHIDQLLDREDVTLRELMEEDDVLQECKAQNRRLLLFLSQDQCMQELVSLITTEPPTDLEERMRFKFPNIACELLTSDVSIINDKLGADESLLEVLYRFLEQDPPLNPLLASFFSKTIGNLIARKTEQVISFLKKKEGFIGLVLKHIDASAMMDLLLRLISCVEPAPLRQEVLHWLNEEKLVQRLTELIHTGKDEERQSNASQTLCDIIRLSRDQANQMQENMEADPLLAVLESQESVAGLLKNMFEGERSEASIVNGTQVLLTLLETRRPGLEGLMDLYSQGYERSYTVNSSILNAIEPHLKDFQQLLLDPPKKSAILTTVGVLEQPLGNARLHMARLVAALLQTSAPSICQELCNLATMDLLLDLFFKYSWNNFLHFQVELCVAAILSHPSSEERPSSALQNHDEQPAASGPETHEEAVETGSTSDPHASVHNTLVAHLFQKCQLVQRILDAWEENDKIQGEGGTRRGNMGHLTRIANMVVQNLEKGPVHNQITDLIKDLPEDCRGRWESFVDETLRETNRRNTVELVSTHNMHSSSEDDDMESPFPNDLSLQQAFSDYQIQQMTANFVDQFGFNDEEFSEHDENINATFDRIAEINFNLDADDNSANAAAFEACCKERIRQFDDAEEEEDIWEEKEMNYATQAKSRTRFGVSQTSEESSGSRMENGGSERGHGSGSDEDEDCEQNTSETGPGWTANFRESGGTAASQTPAGWDSSSRSGAETQGSGWANFTEFQPFSGTESGPKCSSPVDSGSGDTEKQAKQKNEKTADASASSEAWPVGEGRKAPLVASDSSSSGGSDSEEDDKHAAGATPPAAAGTPETAGAPRNETADLKSEESPVSLEKLSLSDPPKAPAEDLPTTTQTDRKEETPPPQEVSVNGPV; encoded by the exons ATGTTTTGGAAGTTTGACCTGCACACCACCTCCCACATTGACCAGCTGCTGGACAGGGAGGACGTGACGCTTAGAGAGCTAATGGAAGAAGACGACGTCCTGCAGGAGTGCAAGGCCCAGAACCGCCGgctactcctcttcctctcccaggACCAGTGCATGCAAGAGCTGGTCAGCCTCATCACCACCGAGCCACCCACAGACCTGGAGGAGCGAATGCGCTTCAA ATTCCCCAACATTGCTTGTGAGCTCCTGACTTCTGATGTGTCAATCATAAACGATAAGCTGGGCGCGGACGAGTCTCTCCTTGAGGTGCTCTATCGCTTCCTGGAGCAGGACCCCCCTCTCAACCCGCTACTGGCCAGCTTCTTCAGCAAAACCATCGGCAATCTCATTGCCAGGAAAACCGAACAG GTGATTAGCTTTCTAAAGAAAAAGGAGGGCTTCATTGGTCTGGTGCTGAAACACATTGATGCCTCGGCTATGATGGACCTGCTGCTTCGCCTCATCAGTTGTGTGGAGCCTGCCCCCTTGAGGCAGGAGGTCCTCCAT TGGCTGAATGAGGAGAAGTTGGTACAAAGACTCACCGAGCTCATCCATACTGGCAAAGATGAGGAG AGACAATCAAATGCATCCCAAACGCTTTGTGACATCATTCGCCTCAGTCGAGACCAGGCCAATCAGATGCAGGAGAATATGGAGGCCGACCCACTATTGGCTGTACTAGAGTC GCAGGAGAGTGTAGCGGGGCTCCTCAAGAACATGTTTGAGGGGGAGAGGAGTGAGGCCTCCATTGTTAACGGAACTCAAGTGCTACTTACCTTACTGGAGACCAGGAGGCCTGG GTTGGAAGGGCTGATGGATCTGTATTCTCAGGGTTATGAAAGGTCTTACACTGTCAACAGCAGTATTTTAAATGCCATTGAGCCCCATTTAAAGGACTTCCAGCAGCTTCTTCTGGATCCCCCGAAG AAAAGTGCAATATTGACAACCGTTGGTGTTCTCGAGCAGCCACTGGGGAACGCCCGCCTTCACATGGCCAGGCTGGTGGCCGCCTTGCTGCAGACCAGTGCCCCCAGTATCTGCCAGGAGCTCTGCAATCTTGCAACCATGGACCTACTACTG GATCTGTTCTTTAAATACTCCTGGAATAACTTTTTGCACTTCCAAGTGGAGCTGTGTGTGGCCGCAATCCTGAGCCATCCTTCTTCGGAGGAGCGGCCCAGCTCGGCCCTCCAGAATCACGATGAGCAGCCTGCAGCATCTGGCCCTGAAACGCATGAGGAGGCAGTGGAGACAGGCAGTACCAGTGACCCACACGCCTCCGTCCACAACACCCTCGTAGCACAT CTTTTCCAGAAGTGTCAACTGGTCCAGAGGATCCTTGACGCCTGGGAGGAGAACGATAAAATACA GGGTGAGGGTGGCACCAGGAGAGGCAACATGGGTCACCTGACCAGAATTGCCAACATGGTGGTCCAGAACCTGGAGAAAGGACCAGTACACAACCAGATCACTGACCTCATCAAAG ACCTACCAGAAGACTGCAGAGGTCGCTGGGAGAGCTTCGTGGACGAGACGCTGAGAGAGACTAACAGGAGGAACACTGTTGAGCTG GTAAGCACCCACAACATGCACTCGTCCAGTGAAGATGACGACATGGAGAGCCCCTTCCCCAACGACTTGTCTCTCCAGCAG GCCTTCTCTGACTATCAGATCCAACAGATGACGGCCAACTTTGTGGATCAGTTTGGCTTCAATGACGAGGAGTTTAGCGAGCATGATGAAAATATCAA TGCCACGTTTGACAGAATTGCTGAGATAAACTTCAATCTAGATGCTGATGATAATAGT gcCAATGCGGCTGCTTTTGAAGCCTGCTGTAAAGAGCGGATACGCCAGTTTGATgatgctgaagaagaagaggacatttgggaggagaaggagatgaacTATGCAACACAAGCTAAATCCAGAACAAG GTTTGGGGTCTCCCAAACCTCAGAAGAAAGCTCCGGGAGCAGAATGGAGAACGGAGGCAGCGAGCGGGGCCACGGATCTGGATCTGATGAGGACGAGGACTGTGAGCAGAACACATCAGAAACGG GTCCAGGCTGGACAGCAAATTTCAGGGAATCCGGAGGGACGGCAGCATCCCAAACCCCAGCAGGGTGGGACAGCTCATCCAGGAGCGGGGCAGAGACGCAGGGAAGTGGCTGGGCCAACTTCACTGAGTTCCAGCCTTTCTCTGG TACAGAGAGTGGTCCCAAGTGCAGCTCTCCTGTGGATTCGGGCAGCGGCGATACAGAAAAACAAGCCAAACAGAAGAACGAGAAGACGG ccGATGCGAGTGCCTCCTCTGAAGCTTGGCCGGTGGGAGAAGGGAGGAAGGCTCCTCTTGTGGCCTCAGACAGCAGCTCCTCCGGGGGatccgacagcgaggaggacgacaaaCACGCCGCCGGTGCCACTCCCCCCGCCGCGGCCGGAACCCCAGAAACAGCCGGTGCCCCCAGGAACGAGACGGCTGACCTCAAaag TGAGGAGAGTCCGGTGTCTCTGGAGAAGCTTTCGCTGTCAGATCCTCCTAAAGCGCCTGCTGAGGATTTACCCACAACCACACAGACGGACAGGAA AGAAGAAACGCCGCCACCCCAGGAAGTGTCTGTCAATGGGCCGGTCTGA